From Montipora foliosa isolate CH-2021 chromosome 6, ASM3666993v2, whole genome shotgun sequence, a single genomic window includes:
- the LOC138008047 gene encoding glycine receptor subunit alpha-2-like isoform X2, with translation MRTLNIFVCWITALLSTPGSIATTDEYQDAAKVLQEITSPKTYSKFLLPQDKGYPLNVTVSMIVVHFVSVREVEEDFSLDLEITQQWTDSRLNHSMGFPITLTSSESKKLIWLPDTYFLNIRSATVHDVTSENTKITIRRGGIVTYSMRLTVTAGCAMNLSDYPLDELHCDLKISTYAYGTDQLVFKWPNDSKAKKIMVEDDQLSQLSLISTHALQDSQHYSDGPHSKLIALFWFRRRLGYTFIQIYFPTIMLVILSWLVFWIPQDSVPARVSLGSTTVLSIVTFTGSFRNTLPKVSYVKAVDVYLIVSFAFIFAALMEYILLLLNNGVNKRRRIDRTLNSYNDDVHKEAGKQQEAPQELEEVIVTNPVTTQAKTKNNLTASMKTVKEYVHYAFVANEASKIDRVCRYLFPCCYLIFNIFYWSYYQLISFGGHPPNA, from the exons ATACCAAGATGCTGCAAAAGTTCTTCAAGAGATTACAAGTCCTAAAACATATTCCAAATTCTTACTACCTCAAGATAAAG GATATCCTTTAAACGTGACTGTATCAATGATTGTTGTGCACTTTGTTAGTGTGAGGGAGGTGGAAGAG GACTTTTCGCTTGACCTGGAGATTACACAACAATGGACAGATTCACGTTTGAATCACTCTATGGGTTTTCCCATCACTCTTACTAGCAGCGAATCAAAAAAGCTTATATGGCTTCCTGATACCTATTTTCTCAACATAAGAAGTGCAACTGTCCATGACGTCACGTCCGAAAATACCAAAATAACTATTAGACGAGGAGGGATTGTTACTTACAGCATGAG ACTTACGGTCACCGCTGGCTGTGCTATGAATCTATCAGATTATCCACTGGACGAGCTTCACTGTGATCTGAAGATATCAACCt ATGCATACGGAACAGACCAACTCGTCTTCAAATGGCCAAACGACTCCAAAGCGAAAAAGATAATGGTGGAAGACGATCAACTGTCACAGCTTTCTCTAATTTCTACGCATGCTTTGCAAGATTCTCAACATTATTCTGATG GTCCACACTCTAAGCTCATTGCCCTCTTCTGGTTCAGGCGTCGCCTTGGTTACACTTTCATTCAGATCTATTTCCCCACTATAATGCTTGTTATACTTTCTTGGTTGGTTTTCTGGATTCCTCAGGACTCTGTTCCCGCGCGAGTATCCCTCGGAAGCACAACAGTATTATCAATTGTAACATTCACCGGATCGTTTAGAAATACACTTCCAAAG GTTTCCTATGTCAAGGCGGTTGATGTCTACTTGATCGTGTCGTTTGCCTTCATCTTTGCAGCATTAATGGAATACATCCTATTATTGTTAAACAATGGAGTGAATAAAAGAAGACGGATAGACAGAACGCTGAATAGTTACAACGATGACGTACACAAGGAAGCG GGTAAACAGCAAGAAGCGCCACAAGAACTTGAGGAGGTTATTGTGACAAACCCAGTTACGACACAGGCAAAGACAAAGAATAACCTGACCGCATCAATGAAGACAGTCAAAGAATACGTACACTATGCATTTGTCGCGAATGAGGCCAGTAAAATTGATCGAGTCTGTCGATATCTATTCCCCTGTTGCTATCTAATTTTCAATATATTTTACTGGAGTTATTATCAATTAATTTCATTTGGAGGACATCCTCCTAATGCCTGA
- the LOC138008047 gene encoding glycine receptor subunit alpha-2-like isoform X1 translates to MKTLNIFLCWITSLLSTPGSIATTDEYQDAAKVLQEITSPKTYSKFLLPQDKGYPLNVTVSMIVVHFVSVREVEEDFSLDLEITQQWTDSRLNHSMGFPITLTSSESKKLIWLPDTYFLNIRSATVHDVTSENTKITIRRGGIVTYSMRLTVTAGCAMNLSDYPLDELHCDLKISTYAYGTDQLVFKWPNDSKAKKIMVEDDQLSQLSLISTHALQDSQHYSDGPHSKLIALFWFRRRLGYTFIQIYFPTIMLVILSWLVFWIPQDSVPARVSLGSTTVLSIVTFTGSFRNTLPKVSYVKAVDVYLIVSFAFIFAALMEYILLLLNNGVNKRRRIDRTLNSYNDDVHKEAGKQQEAPQELEEVIVTNPVTTQAKTKNNLTASMKTVKEYVHYAFVANEASKIDRVCRYLFPCCYLIFNIFYWSYYQLISFGGHPPNA, encoded by the exons ATACCAAGATGCTGCAAAAGTTCTTCAAGAGATTACAAGTCCTAAAACATATTCCAAATTCTTACTACCTCAAGATAAAG GATATCCTTTAAACGTGACTGTATCAATGATTGTTGTGCACTTTGTTAGTGTGAGGGAGGTGGAAGAG GACTTTTCGCTTGACCTGGAGATTACACAACAATGGACAGATTCACGTTTGAATCACTCTATGGGTTTTCCCATCACTCTTACTAGCAGCGAATCAAAAAAGCTTATATGGCTTCCTGATACCTATTTTCTCAACATAAGAAGTGCAACTGTCCATGACGTCACGTCCGAAAATACCAAAATAACTATTAGACGAGGAGGGATTGTTACTTACAGCATGAG ACTTACGGTCACCGCTGGCTGTGCTATGAATCTATCAGATTATCCACTGGACGAGCTTCACTGTGATCTGAAGATATCAACCt ATGCATACGGAACAGACCAACTCGTCTTCAAATGGCCAAACGACTCCAAAGCGAAAAAGATAATGGTGGAAGACGATCAACTGTCACAGCTTTCTCTAATTTCTACGCATGCTTTGCAAGATTCTCAACATTATTCTGATG GTCCACACTCTAAGCTCATTGCCCTCTTCTGGTTCAGGCGTCGCCTTGGTTACACTTTCATTCAGATCTATTTCCCCACTATAATGCTTGTTATACTTTCTTGGTTGGTTTTCTGGATTCCTCAGGACTCTGTTCCCGCGCGAGTATCCCTCGGAAGCACAACAGTATTATCAATTGTAACATTCACCGGATCGTTTAGAAATACACTTCCAAAG GTTTCCTATGTCAAGGCGGTTGATGTCTACTTGATCGTGTCGTTTGCCTTCATCTTTGCAGCATTAATGGAATACATCCTATTATTGTTAAACAATGGAGTGAATAAAAGAAGACGGATAGACAGAACGCTGAATAGTTACAACGATGACGTACACAAGGAAGCG GGTAAACAGCAAGAAGCGCCACAAGAACTTGAGGAGGTTATTGTGACAAACCCAGTTACGACACAGGCAAAGACAAAGAATAACCTGACCGCATCAATGAAGACAGTCAAAGAATACGTACACTATGCATTTGTCGCGAATGAGGCCAGTAAAATTGATCGAGTCTGTCGATATCTATTCCCCTGTTGCTATCTAATTTTCAATATATTTTACTGGAGTTATTATCAATTAATTTCATTTGGAGGACATCCTCCTAATGCCTGA